The Thermoflavifilum sp. genome contains a region encoding:
- a CDS encoding TonB-dependent receptor, producing MKRNSTHCLCRFMIPALFFVTSFVFPATLFAQQSHVVHGQVFEANGRTPLPGVTVMIAGSQTGTVTDNQGRYSIEASPGDSLVFRYVGYQERHVLVDGQQTLNVSMLPSTSALNELVVIGYGTVKKKDLTGSVSVVDLKDAEKNPTYDVARMLQGQVAGISVHGSGEPGGYVQIKLRGITTFGNNSPLFVVDGVPIDAPFDFSTDDIESIQVLKDASAAAIYGARAATGVIIITTKKGQPGPLKVNYSGYYGWQRIPKYIPVTDRVGYQKITTAAELNAGLTIAPANDPTNPKYISNINTDWQKAALKTGIIQDHHINLSGGSSNINYDLGLSYFDQTGIQVGPQKYDRYTLNANFGGHKGRFEYGAKLAYTQSHKGNYAATQGHAVFGGTVTAMLTAIPTVPVYDSTRLGGYGGSDAALQRGISANVVGINNLVHDYSDRNRAFGNIWAELEIIPNLKYKLNLSYDRTDYKNYHFEPKFDMGYYYINNTFYLSEQLGNANTGLVENTITYHLQAGKHQFDFLTGMTYQEDHNQWMQGTAQDTTNLQFQTFSAVSNPAAKGLSSYLEASTLLSYLGRINYNFADRYLFTVNFRRDGSSRFSPAHRYGNFAGFAAAWNISNEKFIQLPKFISNLKLRGSYGELGNQNFGNYLYQSYIDNSVNYDFNDQLAIGATTVSVADPSLKWESTVVSDVGIDAGLLNESLTFTIEYFNRESKDIITNIPIPYSVGSFPQTVTTNAASLKNTGIELTFAYHKSTGSLHYDITFNGSTLSNRVLKLGGANNPIYGNASKTEVGHPVGEIFGYLTEGIFQDQNDIAKHATQTGAAPGDIKFKDVNGDGVITDQDRVYLGNAIPKYYYGLNIDLTYKNFDFSMFWQGNAGNKVFNAVYQALMAEQYGNDHVDALNFWTPTHTNTNVPRPIIGDPNGNDRVSDRFVEDGSYIKLQNLQIGYTIPSDFIKRTHIFSSFHVYVAGENLITISNYKGYDPDFISDGLFSRGFDYGSFPNPRTIMVGIQAGF from the coding sequence ATGAAACGGAACTCCACCCACTGCCTGTGCAGGTTTATGATTCCTGCGTTATTTTTTGTAACCTCATTCGTTTTTCCCGCAACATTATTTGCTCAACAATCTCATGTTGTACATGGTCAGGTATTTGAAGCAAATGGACGAACGCCTTTGCCAGGCGTGACGGTAATGATTGCCGGTTCACAGACGGGTACGGTGACAGACAACCAGGGTAGATACAGTATTGAAGCCTCACCGGGCGACAGTCTTGTTTTTCGATATGTAGGTTATCAGGAAAGACATGTGCTGGTTGATGGGCAGCAAACGTTGAATGTTTCCATGTTACCCAGTACCAGTGCACTGAATGAATTGGTGGTGATAGGATATGGAACGGTAAAGAAAAAAGATCTTACAGGATCTGTTTCTGTGGTAGATTTGAAGGATGCAGAAAAAAATCCAACATACGATGTGGCTAGAATGCTTCAGGGGCAGGTAGCGGGTATTAGTGTACATGGATCTGGAGAACCTGGAGGATATGTACAAATTAAGTTGAGAGGGATAACTACTTTTGGAAACAATAGTCCATTGTTTGTGGTAGATGGAGTACCTATTGACGCTCCATTTGATTTTTCAACAGATGATATTGAAAGCATACAAGTCCTTAAGGATGCATCTGCAGCTGCTATATATGGTGCCAGAGCTGCTACTGGAGTAATTATTATTACGACTAAAAAAGGTCAACCAGGACCTCTTAAGGTTAATTATAGTGGATATTATGGTTGGCAACGAATACCTAAATACATTCCAGTAACTGATCGCGTGGGTTATCAGAAAATTACCACCGCAGCCGAACTGAATGCAGGATTGACGATTGCTCCTGCTAATGACCCCACTAATCCGAAGTATATTTCAAATATAAATACAGACTGGCAAAAGGCAGCGCTAAAAACAGGCATTATACAGGATCATCATATAAATCTTTCTGGTGGTTCTTCAAATATTAATTATGATTTAGGATTGAGTTATTTTGACCAAACGGGTATTCAGGTTGGCCCTCAGAAATACGACAGATATACACTTAATGCAAATTTTGGTGGTCATAAAGGAAGATTTGAATATGGTGCCAAGCTAGCCTATACACAATCACATAAAGGGAATTATGCAGCCACACAAGGGCATGCAGTATTTGGAGGTACTGTAACTGCAATGTTAACAGCAATTCCTACTGTACCTGTATATGATTCAACTCGACTTGGAGGCTATGGAGGAAGTGATGCAGCATTACAAAGAGGAATATCGGCCAATGTTGTTGGGATCAATAATCTTGTTCATGACTATAGTGATCGGAATAGAGCATTTGGAAATATATGGGCTGAATTAGAAATCATACCAAACTTAAAATATAAATTGAACCTAAGCTATGATCGAACAGACTATAAGAATTATCATTTTGAGCCTAAGTTTGATATGGGTTATTATTACATCAATAATACATTCTATTTAAGCGAACAATTAGGCAATGCAAATACAGGATTAGTTGAAAATACAATCACTTATCATTTGCAAGCCGGGAAGCACCAATTTGACTTTCTGACAGGAATGACCTATCAGGAAGATCATAATCAATGGATGCAGGGAACCGCTCAGGATACGACAAATTTACAATTCCAGACATTTAGTGCTGTATCAAACCCTGCTGCCAAGGGACTATCAAGTTATCTTGAAGCAAGTACCTTACTTTCTTATCTTGGGAGAATAAATTATAACTTTGCTGATCGTTACTTGTTTACTGTAAATTTCAGAAGGGACGGATCGTCCAGGTTTAGCCCGGCACACAGATATGGTAATTTTGCAGGATTTGCAGCAGCATGGAATATCTCGAATGAGAAATTTATTCAGCTTCCAAAATTTATCAGCAATCTAAAACTGAGGGGTAGTTATGGGGAGCTCGGTAATCAAAATTTTGGTAATTACCTGTATCAATCTTATATCGATAATAGCGTAAACTATGATTTCAATGACCAGTTGGCAATCGGAGCTACGACTGTTTCAGTAGCAGATCCTTCATTAAAGTGGGAATCTACTGTTGTGTCTGATGTTGGAATTGATGCAGGACTGTTGAATGAATCTTTAACTTTTACTATTGAATATTTTAATAGAGAGTCAAAAGACATTATTACAAATATACCGATTCCATATTCTGTTGGATCATTCCCTCAAACTGTAACCACTAATGCAGCTTCTCTAAAAAATACAGGAATAGAGCTCACATTTGCATATCACAAATCAACAGGATCCTTGCATTATGATATAACTTTTAATGGTTCAACTCTTTCCAATAGAGTCTTAAAACTCGGTGGTGCAAATAATCCTATTTATGGTAATGCTAGTAAAACAGAAGTTGGTCATCCTGTAGGCGAAATATTTGGTTACCTCACGGAAGGCATATTTCAGGATCAGAATGATATTGCAAAACATGCGACACAGACTGGAGCCGCGCCTGGTGATATTAAGTTTAAAGATGTTAATGGTGATGGGGTAATTACTGATCAAGATAGGGTGTATCTTGGAAACGCGATTCCTAAATATTATTACGGATTGAATATCGATTTGACTTATAAAAATTTTGATTTTTCCATGTTCTGGCAGGGAAACGCGGGGAACAAGGTTTTCAATGCAGTATACCAGGCGTTGATGGCAGAACAATACGGAAATGATCATGTAGATGCATTAAATTTCTGGACGCCTACTCATACTAATACAAATGTTCCCAGGCCAATTATTGGCGATCCTAATGGAAATGATCGGGTATCAGATAGATTTGTGGAGGATGGCTCATATATTAAACTACAGAATCTTCAAATAGGTTACACAATTCCTTCAGATTTTATAAAACGGACACATATATTTAGTAGTTTCCATGTTTACGTTGCAGGAGAAAATCTCATCACAATCTCTAATTATAAAGGATATGACCCTGATTTTATCAGCGACGGATTATTTAGTAGGGGCTTTGATTACGGTTCTTTCCCGAATCCTAGAACTATTATGGTTGGGATTCAAGCAGGTTTTTAA